DNA from Massilia antarctica:
GCGGCGTGACCGAAGCTGACGTCGAAGCGCTGTTCGACGACATCAGCGGCCTGAAACTCAAACCCCTGTTCGACAAATACGTGCGCGGCACGGCCGACCTGCCGCTGGCCAAGCTGTACGCGCCGTTTGGCGTGAAGGTCGAGGACACGCGCAAGAATGCGAAACCGGCCTTCGACGTGGGCACCGGGCGCGATGGCGGCGACTGCAAACTGACCCAGGTGCATGAAGGCGGCGCGGCCCATAAGGCTGGTCTGTCGGCGGGCGATGTCCTGGTGGCGGTGGAGGGTTTGCGCGTGTCTGGCAACCCGGCCAATCTGGATGCGCTGCTGGCGCGCTACAAGGTGGGCGACACGGTCGCGGTGCACGCCTTCAGGCGCGACGAGCTGATGACGTTCAGCGTACAGCTGCAAGGCGACCGGGTGCCGGACGTAAAACTGTCGCTGGTCGACGAGCGCAAGAAAGGCGCCGGACCGGCGCGGCCAAGCGCGGTGCGTTGAGACGCTTGCGAGCGACGTGTAAGGCTTTACGCCCGGTGCCGACGAGTACAGATCCGTGGCCCGGGCGCTTGCATCGGGATGGGCAGTCGATGCCCGTCAACGCTTATTGTGCGACGGCGTCTTCTTTGTTCAAGGTCAGTTCGGCGCGCGGCATGCGGGTGAGTTAAATAAGGGGGTTTCAGCTGAACAGGCGCTGCAACTCCACACCCGGTTCCGGCGCGCGCATGAAGGCTTCGCCGACCAGGAAGGCGTGCACGTTCGCGTCGCGCATGCGCTTGACGTCGGCCGGTGTCATGATGCCCGATTCGGTCACCACCAGCTTGTCGGCCGGGATGCGCGCCAGCAGGTCGATGGTCGTTTGCAATGACGTTTCGAAAGTGCGCAGGTTGCGGTTGTTGATGCCGACCAGTTTCGTATCGAGCTTGAGCGCCGCCGTCAGTTCGTCGCCGTCGTGCACTTCCACCAGCACGTCCATCCCCAGTTCGTGCGCGCAGGCTTCCAGTTCGGCCATCAGGCCATGATCGAGTGCCGACACGATCAGCAGAATCGCATCGGCGCCCATCGCGCGGGCTTCGTACACCTGGTACATGTCGATCATGAAGTCCTTGCGGATCACCGGGATCTCGCAGGCGGCGCGCGCCTGTTTCAGGTACTCGACGTGGCCCTGGAAGAACTGCACGTCGGTCAGCACCGACAGGCATGCGGCGCCGTGGCGCGCGTAGCTTTCGGCGATGTTCGCGGGACGGAAGTCCGCGCGCAGCACGCCTTTCGACGGCGACGCCTTTTTTACTTCGGCGATCACGCCTGCCTGGCCTGCGGCGATGTGCTTGCGCAGGCTCGCTTCAAAGCCGCGCAGGTTGCGGCGCGCTTCGGCATCGGCTTCGACCTCGCTGCGCAGGCTGGCCAGGTCGCGGTATTTTTTGGCGGTGGCGATTTCGTCGGCCTTGACCGCGAGGATTTTGTTGAGGATATCGGACATGATGAGGTCTCAGTGTTGTTTGGAGAGGGCGAGCTCGATGCCAAGCCAGATGAACAAGCCGCCGGTCACGCGGTTAAGCCAAAGCGATATGCCGGGACTGACCTTGATGCGGGCGCTTGCCTGCGCGGT
Protein-coding regions in this window:
- the trpC gene encoding indole-3-glycerol phosphate synthase TrpC, giving the protein MSDILNKILAVKADEIATAKKYRDLASLRSEVEADAEARRNLRGFEASLRKHIAAGQAGVIAEVKKASPSKGVLRADFRPANIAESYARHGAACLSVLTDVQFFQGHVEYLKQARAACEIPVIRKDFMIDMYQVYEARAMGADAILLIVSALDHGLMAELEACAHELGMDVLVEVHDGDELTAALKLDTKLVGINNRNLRTFETSLQTTIDLLARIPADKLVVTESGIMTPADVKRMRDANVHAFLVGEAFMRAPEPGVELQRLFS